A DNA window from Loxodonta africana isolate mLoxAfr1 chromosome 7, mLoxAfr1.hap2, whole genome shotgun sequence contains the following coding sequences:
- the FAUP4 gene encoding uncharacterized protein FAUP4 isoform X3: MQLFVRARELHTLEVTGLETVAQIKAQVATLEGLTPEDKVVLLAGSPLQDEATLGQCGIEALTTLEVVGRILGVKESELSFCSYVSIKSGKTKAGSRASHVSRKPLKGVHWSYRLGSLVTLRRVLVAHLKATSSLTALRTTRPAFQQALIAPQLLVRSGWDWAGGRRCSVLHDQAAGLPLIRSWPRCQKGALKASEQLKSIVQDARNASMHSLYRRVLGDLPQGLMTLALCTFLSSVA, from the exons ATGCAGCTGTTTGTCCGCGCCCGGGAGCTGCACACTCTTGAAGTGACTGGCCTGGAAACGGTTGCCCAGATCAAG GCTCAAGTAGCCACGCTGGAGGGCCTCACCCCTGAAGATAAGGTCGTGCTACTTGCAGGTTCCCCCCTACAGGACGAAGCCACCCTGGGTCAGTGTGGGATAGAAGCCCTGACTACTCTGGAAGTGGTTGGCCGCATACTAGGAG TAAAAGAAAGTGAACTCTCTTTTTGTTCCTATGTCTctatcaaaagtgggaaaacgaAAGCTGGATCGAGAGCGTCGCATGTTTCAAGAAAG CCACTGAAAGGTGTCCACTGGTCCTACAGACTAGGATCGCTGGTGACCTTAAGGAGAGTCCTGGTGGCCCACCTGAAGGCAACATCAAGTCTGACAGCCCTCAGAACCACTAGGCCAGCTTTTCAGCAGGCACTGATTGCCCCGCAGCTGTTGGTGAGATCCGGCTGGGACTGGGCAGGAGGGAGGCGGTGCAGCGTGCTACATGACCAGGCAGCTGGCCTTCCACTCATCAGAAGTTGGCCCAGGTGCCAAAAGGGAGCCCTCAAGGCCTCTGAGCAATTAAAATCAATAGTGCAAGATGCAAGAAATGCATCCATGCACAGTCTTTACAGGAGAGTCCTGGGAGACCTACCTCAGGGCTTAATGACTCTTGCTTTATGTACATTTCTGTCAAGTGTGGCCTGA
- the FAUP4 gene encoding ubiquitin-like protein FUBI isoform X8 has product MQLFVRARELHTLEVTGLETVAQIKAQVATLEGLTPEDKVVLLAGSPLQDEATLGQCGIEALTTLEVVGRILGVGKRKLDRERRMFQERKQDCVICKNGGVATSSNLLRQLHNIMISINGPRLIPVTWSPASQII; this is encoded by the exons ATGCAGCTGTTTGTCCGCGCCCGGGAGCTGCACACTCTTGAAGTGACTGGCCTGGAAACGGTTGCCCAGATCAAG GCTCAAGTAGCCACGCTGGAGGGCCTCACCCCTGAAGATAAGGTCGTGCTACTTGCAGGTTCCCCCCTACAGGACGAAGCCACCCTGGGTCAGTGTGGGATAGAAGCCCTGACTACTCTGGAAGTGGTTGGCCGCATACTAGGAG tgggaaaacgaAAGCTGGATCGAGAGCGTCGCATGTTTCAAGAAAG gaagcaagattgtgtcatctgtaaaaatggtggGGTGGCGACGTCTTCCAACCTTCTCCGGCAACTTCACaacatcatgatcagcatcaacGGCCCAAGGCTAATTCCTGTGACgtggag tccagcttctcagattatttga
- the FAUP4 gene encoding general transcription factor II-I repeat domain-containing protein 2 isoform X2, with translation MFQERWERAYFFVEVKNSPVCLICKQTLSVSKEYNLRRHYETNHSKNFVWYTEKMRDEKLNELKKGLKVLQHLSSNANKISDAAVKCSYVISEKIARAAKPFTDGEFIKECLLSAAEIMCPEQKQAFANISLTGNTVAQRVKDMAENLQDKLREKVKSFVAFSIAVDESTYINNTSQLIIFIRGVDENFYVTEELLDMVPVTDPTSESGLFLDVEKSLEKFNVDWSKLVSVTTDGAPAMVSDNTGLVAKLKSKVKMFRKDAELKCVHCIIHQEMFCTKRLKLEHVMDVVISTVNWIRSRGSNHRQFSALLSELDVQYGNLLYYTKVRWLSRGTVLKRFFEMIKEIDLFMSSKGKFLPQLSSEDWLRDLAFLVDITDHLNTLNISLQRRSQVVTQMYDSICSFLEKLSLWETHLAVNNLAHFPALKSVSRNKSDGLTYIAKIVELKTEFQKRFFDFKHYENELTLFSSPFSINIDSVSEELQMEVIELQCNTVLKTKYDDLGIPEFYKYLGKSYPQYRNHCAKILSMFGSTYLCEQVFSVMKLSKTKFRSQLKDTRLNSVLHIATRNRRPDIDILVQKKRCQVSGSKSKE, from the coding sequence ATGTTTCAAGAAAGGTGGGAACGAGCGTATTTCTTTGTGGAAGTAAAGAATAGCCCTGTGTGTTTAATATGTAAACAAACATTGTCTGTGTCAAAAGAATACAACTTAAGACGCCATTATGAAACAAACCATAGTAAGAATTTTGTCTGGTATACAGAAAAAATGCGTGATGAAAAACTTAATGAACTAAAAAAGGGACTAAAAGTTTTACAGCATTTATCATCAAATGCCAATAAAATAAGTGATGCTGCTGTGAAGTGCAGTTATGTAATAAGTGAAAAAATTGCCCGGGCAGCAAAACCTTTCACAGATGGGGAGTTTATAAAAGAGTGTCTACTCAGTGCAGCCGAAATCATGTGTCCTGAACAGAAGCAAGCATTTGCAAACATAAGTCTAACTGGAAACACTGTAGCTCAGCGAGTAAAAGATATGGCTGAGAACTTACAGGACAAGTTGCGAGAAAAGGTGAAATCATTTGTGGCATTTTCTATTGCAGTTGATGAGAGCACGTATATAAACAATACAAGCCAGTTAATTATATTTATCCGTGGTGTTGATGAGAATTTTTATGTCACCGAAGAACTTTTGGACATGGTACCAGTGACAGATCCAACATCTGAAAGTGGCTTATTTTTGGATGTTGAGAAAAGTCTTGAAAAGTTTAATGTTGACTGGTCAAAATTAGTAAGTGTGACCACAGATGGTGCTCCTGCAATGGTATCTGATAACACGGGGCTTGTTGCAAAACTTAAATCCAAGGTTAAAATGTTTCGCaaggatgcagaactcaaatgcgTTCACTGCATCATTCACCAGGAGATGTTTTGTACTAAAAGGTTAAAGCTAGAACATGTCATGGACGTAGTGATTAGCACCGTGAACTGGATACGCTCCCGTGGCTCGAACCACAGACAGTTCAGTGCTTTGCTGAGTGAATTGGATGTACAATATGGTAATCTCCTTTACTATACAAAGGTTAGGTGGCTTAGTCGTGGTACGGTACTGAAGAGATTTTTCGAAATGATAAaagagatagatttgttcatgtCATCCAAGGGAAAATTCCTTCCCCAGCTCAGCAGTGAAGACTGGCTCAGAGACCTGGCCTTTTTGGTTGACATTACAGACCATCTAAACACTTTGAACATTTCTCTGCAAAGACGTTCACAAGTAGTTACACAAATGTATGATTCAATTTGCTCTTTCCTAGAGAAACTGAGTCTTTGGGAAACTCATTTGGCAGTAAATAATCTGGCCCACTTTCCTGCACTGAAGTCAGTTTCCAGAAATAAAAGTGATGGCTTGACCTACATCGCCAAAATTGTAGAGTTGAAGACTGAATTCCAGAAAAGGTTCTTTGattttaaacattatgaaaatgagctcACATTATTTAGCTCGCCTTTCTCAATTAACATTGATAGTGTTAGTGAAGAGCTACAAATGGAAGTTATTGAACTGCAGTGTAATACGGTATTGAAAACGAAATACGATGACCTCGGAATACCAGAATTCTACAAATACCTCGGCAAGAGTTATCCTCAATATAGAAACCATTGTGCGAAGATTCTGTCCATGTTTGGAAGTACCTATCTTTGCGAACAGGTGTTTTCTGTTATGAAATTGAGTAAAACTAAATTTCGCTCCCAGTTAAAGGATACAagattgaattctgttctacacatTGCAACTCGAAACAGGAGACCTGACATTGACATCTTGGTGCAGAAGAAAAGGTGTCAGGTTTCTGGTTCCAAGTCAAAGGAGTAA
- the FAUP4 gene encoding ubiquitin-like protein FUBI isoform X9: MQLFVRARELHTLEVTGLETVAQIKAQVATLEGLTPEDKVVLLAGSPLQDEATLGQCGIEALTTLEVVGRILGVKESELSFCSYVSIKSGKTKAGSRASHVSRKHDVLLQELVPPDTTSKVCETKSHYPHF, translated from the exons ATGCAGCTGTTTGTCCGCGCCCGGGAGCTGCACACTCTTGAAGTGACTGGCCTGGAAACGGTTGCCCAGATCAAG GCTCAAGTAGCCACGCTGGAGGGCCTCACCCCTGAAGATAAGGTCGTGCTACTTGCAGGTTCCCCCCTACAGGACGAAGCCACCCTGGGTCAGTGTGGGATAGAAGCCCTGACTACTCTGGAAGTGGTTGGCCGCATACTAGGAG TAAAAGAAAGTGAACTCTCTTTTTGTTCCTATGTCTctatcaaaagtgggaaaacgaAAGCTGGATCGAGAGCGTCGCATGTTTCAAGAAAG catgatgtccttctccaggaactggtccctcctgataccacgtccaaagtatgtgagacaaagtctcactatccccacttctga
- the FAUP4 gene encoding ubiquitin-like protein FUBI isoform X12, protein MQLFVRARELHTLEVTGLETVAQIKAQVATLEGLTPEDKVVLLAGSPLQDEATLGQCGIEALTTLEVVGRILGVGKRKLDRERRMFQESH, encoded by the exons ATGCAGCTGTTTGTCCGCGCCCGGGAGCTGCACACTCTTGAAGTGACTGGCCTGGAAACGGTTGCCCAGATCAAG GCTCAAGTAGCCACGCTGGAGGGCCTCACCCCTGAAGATAAGGTCGTGCTACTTGCAGGTTCCCCCCTACAGGACGAAGCCACCCTGGGTCAGTGTGGGATAGAAGCCCTGACTACTCTGGAAGTGGTTGGCCGCATACTAGGAG tgggaaaacgaAAGCTGGATCGAGAGCGTCGCATGTTTCAAGAAAG CCACTGA
- the FAUP4 gene encoding ubiquitin-like protein FUBI isoform X11, protein MQLFVRARELHTLEVTGLETVAQIKAQVATLEGLTPEDKVVLLAGSPLQDEATLGQCGIEALTTLEVVGRILGVKESELSFCSYVSIKSGKTKAGSRASHVSRKKSPV, encoded by the exons ATGCAGCTGTTTGTCCGCGCCCGGGAGCTGCACACTCTTGAAGTGACTGGCCTGGAAACGGTTGCCCAGATCAAG GCTCAAGTAGCCACGCTGGAGGGCCTCACCCCTGAAGATAAGGTCGTGCTACTTGCAGGTTCCCCCCTACAGGACGAAGCCACCCTGGGTCAGTGTGGGATAGAAGCCCTGACTACTCTGGAAGTGGTTGGCCGCATACTAGGAG TAAAAGAAAGTGAACTCTCTTTTTGTTCCTATGTCTctatcaaaagtgggaaaacgaAAGCTGGATCGAGAGCGTCGCATGTTTCAAGAAAG
- the FAUP4 gene encoding general transcription factor II-I repeat domain-containing protein 2 isoform X1 gives MQLFVRARELHTLEVTGLETVAQIKAQVATLEGLTPEDKVVLLAGSPLQDEATLGQCGIEALTTLEVVGRILGVGKRKLDRERRMFQERWERAYFFVEVKNSPVCLICKQTLSVSKEYNLRRHYETNHSKNFVWYTEKMRDEKLNELKKGLKVLQHLSSNANKISDAAVKCSYVISEKIARAAKPFTDGEFIKECLLSAAEIMCPEQKQAFANISLTGNTVAQRVKDMAENLQDKLREKVKSFVAFSIAVDESTYINNTSQLIIFIRGVDENFYVTEELLDMVPVTDPTSESGLFLDVEKSLEKFNVDWSKLVSVTTDGAPAMVSDNTGLVAKLKSKVKMFRKDAELKCVHCIIHQEMFCTKRLKLEHVMDVVISTVNWIRSRGSNHRQFSALLSELDVQYGNLLYYTKVRWLSRGTVLKRFFEMIKEIDLFMSSKGKFLPQLSSEDWLRDLAFLVDITDHLNTLNISLQRRSQVVTQMYDSICSFLEKLSLWETHLAVNNLAHFPALKSVSRNKSDGLTYIAKIVELKTEFQKRFFDFKHYENELTLFSSPFSINIDSVSEELQMEVIELQCNTVLKTKYDDLGIPEFYKYLGKSYPQYRNHCAKILSMFGSTYLCEQVFSVMKLSKTKFRSQLKDTRLNSVLHIATRNRRPDIDILVQKKRCQVSGSKSKE, from the exons ATGCAGCTGTTTGTCCGCGCCCGGGAGCTGCACACTCTTGAAGTGACTGGCCTGGAAACGGTTGCCCAGATCAAG GCTCAAGTAGCCACGCTGGAGGGCCTCACCCCTGAAGATAAGGTCGTGCTACTTGCAGGTTCCCCCCTACAGGACGAAGCCACCCTGGGTCAGTGTGGGATAGAAGCCCTGACTACTCTGGAAGTGGTTGGCCGCATACTAGGAG tgggaaaacgaAAGCTGGATCGAGAGCGTCGCATGTTTCAAGAAAGGTGGGAACGAGCGTATTTCTTTGTGGAAGTAAAGAATAGCCCTGTGTGTTTAATATGTAAACAAACATTGTCTGTGTCAAAAGAATACAACTTAAGACGCCATTATGAAACAAACCATAGTAAGAATTTTGTCTGGTATACAGAAAAAATGCGTGATGAAAAACTTAATGAACTAAAAAAGGGACTAAAAGTTTTACAGCATTTATCATCAAATGCCAATAAAATAAGTGATGCTGCTGTGAAGTGCAGTTATGTAATAAGTGAAAAAATTGCCCGGGCAGCAAAACCTTTCACAGATGGGGAGTTTATAAAAGAGTGTCTACTCAGTGCAGCCGAAATCATGTGTCCTGAACAGAAGCAAGCATTTGCAAACATAAGTCTAACTGGAAACACTGTAGCTCAGCGAGTAAAAGATATGGCTGAGAACTTACAGGACAAGTTGCGAGAAAAGGTGAAATCATTTGTGGCATTTTCTATTGCAGTTGATGAGAGCACGTATATAAACAATACAAGCCAGTTAATTATATTTATCCGTGGTGTTGATGAGAATTTTTATGTCACCGAAGAACTTTTGGACATGGTACCAGTGACAGATCCAACATCTGAAAGTGGCTTATTTTTGGATGTTGAGAAAAGTCTTGAAAAGTTTAATGTTGACTGGTCAAAATTAGTAAGTGTGACCACAGATGGTGCTCCTGCAATGGTATCTGATAACACGGGGCTTGTTGCAAAACTTAAATCCAAGGTTAAAATGTTTCGCaaggatgcagaactcaaatgcgTTCACTGCATCATTCACCAGGAGATGTTTTGTACTAAAAGGTTAAAGCTAGAACATGTCATGGACGTAGTGATTAGCACCGTGAACTGGATACGCTCCCGTGGCTCGAACCACAGACAGTTCAGTGCTTTGCTGAGTGAATTGGATGTACAATATGGTAATCTCCTTTACTATACAAAGGTTAGGTGGCTTAGTCGTGGTACGGTACTGAAGAGATTTTTCGAAATGATAAaagagatagatttgttcatgtCATCCAAGGGAAAATTCCTTCCCCAGCTCAGCAGTGAAGACTGGCTCAGAGACCTGGCCTTTTTGGTTGACATTACAGACCATCTAAACACTTTGAACATTTCTCTGCAAAGACGTTCACAAGTAGTTACACAAATGTATGATTCAATTTGCTCTTTCCTAGAGAAACTGAGTCTTTGGGAAACTCATTTGGCAGTAAATAATCTGGCCCACTTTCCTGCACTGAAGTCAGTTTCCAGAAATAAAAGTGATGGCTTGACCTACATCGCCAAAATTGTAGAGTTGAAGACTGAATTCCAGAAAAGGTTCTTTGattttaaacattatgaaaatgagctcACATTATTTAGCTCGCCTTTCTCAATTAACATTGATAGTGTTAGTGAAGAGCTACAAATGGAAGTTATTGAACTGCAGTGTAATACGGTATTGAAAACGAAATACGATGACCTCGGAATACCAGAATTCTACAAATACCTCGGCAAGAGTTATCCTCAATATAGAAACCATTGTGCGAAGATTCTGTCCATGTTTGGAAGTACCTATCTTTGCGAACAGGTGTTTTCTGTTATGAAATTGAGTAAAACTAAATTTCGCTCCCAGTTAAAGGATACAagattgaattctgttctacacatTGCAACTCGAAACAGGAGACCTGACATTGACATCTTGGTGCAGAAGAAAAGGTGTCAGGTTTCTGGTTCCAAGTCAAAGGAGTAA
- the FAUP4 gene encoding ubiquitin-like protein FUBI isoform X10 has protein sequence MQLFVRARELHTLEVTGLETVAQIKAQVATLEGLTPEDKVVLLAGSPLQDEATLGQCGIEALTTLEVVGRILGVKESELSFCSYVSIKSGKTKAGSRASHVSRKEARLCHL, from the exons ATGCAGCTGTTTGTCCGCGCCCGGGAGCTGCACACTCTTGAAGTGACTGGCCTGGAAACGGTTGCCCAGATCAAG GCTCAAGTAGCCACGCTGGAGGGCCTCACCCCTGAAGATAAGGTCGTGCTACTTGCAGGTTCCCCCCTACAGGACGAAGCCACCCTGGGTCAGTGTGGGATAGAAGCCCTGACTACTCTGGAAGTGGTTGGCCGCATACTAGGAG TAAAAGAAAGTGAACTCTCTTTTTGTTCCTATGTCTctatcaaaagtgggaaaacgaAAGCTGGATCGAGAGCGTCGCATGTTTCAAGAAAG gaagcaagattgtgtcatctgtaa
- the FAUP4 gene encoding uncharacterized protein FAUP4 isoform X4, whose protein sequence is MQLFVRARELHTLEVTGLETVAQIKAQVATLEGLTPEDKVVLLAGSPLQDEATLGQCGIEALTTLEVVGRILGVKESELSFCSYVSIKSGKTKAGSRASHVSRKPLKGVHWSYRLGSLVTLRRVLVAHLKATSSLTALRTTRPAFQQALIAPQLLHDVLLQELVPPDTTSKVCETKSHYPHF, encoded by the exons ATGCAGCTGTTTGTCCGCGCCCGGGAGCTGCACACTCTTGAAGTGACTGGCCTGGAAACGGTTGCCCAGATCAAG GCTCAAGTAGCCACGCTGGAGGGCCTCACCCCTGAAGATAAGGTCGTGCTACTTGCAGGTTCCCCCCTACAGGACGAAGCCACCCTGGGTCAGTGTGGGATAGAAGCCCTGACTACTCTGGAAGTGGTTGGCCGCATACTAGGAG TAAAAGAAAGTGAACTCTCTTTTTGTTCCTATGTCTctatcaaaagtgggaaaacgaAAGCTGGATCGAGAGCGTCGCATGTTTCAAGAAAG CCACTGAAAGGTGTCCACTGGTCCTACAGACTAGGATCGCTGGTGACCTTAAGGAGAGTCCTGGTGGCCCACCTGAAGGCAACATCAAGTCTGACAGCCCTCAGAACCACTAGGCCAGCTTTTCAGCAGGCACTGATTGCCCCGCAGCTGTTG catgatgtccttctccaggaactggtccctcctgataccacgtccaaagtatgtgagacaaagtctcactatccccacttctga
- the FAUP4 gene encoding uncharacterized protein FAUP4 isoform X6, whose amino-acid sequence MQLFVRARELHTLEVTGLETVAQIKAQVATLEGLTPEDKVVLLAGSPLQDEATLGQCGIEALTTLEVVGRILGVGKRKLDRERRMFQESMMSFSRNWSLLIPRPKYVRQSLTIPTSEEHSGCTFSKTDLFVLLAVHGGFNILRQHHYSNASVLLQSYSFSSFCML is encoded by the exons ATGCAGCTGTTTGTCCGCGCCCGGGAGCTGCACACTCTTGAAGTGACTGGCCTGGAAACGGTTGCCCAGATCAAG GCTCAAGTAGCCACGCTGGAGGGCCTCACCCCTGAAGATAAGGTCGTGCTACTTGCAGGTTCCCCCCTACAGGACGAAGCCACCCTGGGTCAGTGTGGGATAGAAGCCCTGACTACTCTGGAAGTGGTTGGCCGCATACTAGGAG tgggaaaacgaAAGCTGGATCGAGAGCGTCGCATGTTTCAAGAAAG catgatgtccttctccaggaactggtccctcctgataccacgtccaaagtatgtgagacaaagtctcactatccccacttctgaggagcactctggctgtactttttccaagacagatttgttcgttcttctggcagtccatggtggtttcaatattcttcgccaacaccattattcaaatgcatcagttcttcttcagtcttattcattTTCTAGCTTCTGCATgctatga